The window GCATCTCACGGAAGCGGTCCGGGCCGATGGCGATCATCAGGGAGAGGCCGATCGCCGAGTCGTAGGAGTAGCGTCCGCCGACCCAGTCCCAGAACTCGAACATGTTGGCCGTGTCGATGCCGAACTCCGCCACCTTCTCGGTGTTCGTCGACAGCGCCACGAAGTGCTGGGCGACGGCTTCCTGACCGGCGTTCAGCTCCCCCAGCAGCCAGTTGCGCGCCGAGGTGGCGTTGGTGATCGTCTCGATGGTGGTGAAGGTCTTGGAGGCGATGATGAACAGCGTCTCCGCCGCGTCCAGGTCACGGGTGGCCTCGTGCAGATCCGCGCCGTCGACGTTCGACACGAAACGGACCGTCAGCTCCCGGTCGGTGAACGCGCGCAACACCTCGTACGCCATGGCGGGACCCAGGTCGGAGCCGCCGATGCCGACGTTGACGATGTTCCTGATGCGCTTGCCGGTATGGCCGGTCCACGCGCCGGAGCGGACGCGGTCGGCGAAGGCGCTCATCTTGTCGAGGACGGCGTGCACCCCCGGCACGACGTTCTCCCCGTCGACCTCGATCACCGCATCGCGCGGGGCGCGCAGCGCGGTGTGCAGGACCGCTCGGTCCTCGGTGACGTTGATCTTCTCGCCGCGGAACATGGCGTCGCGCAGCCCGAACACCTCGGTGGCGGCGGCCAGCTCACGCAGCAGGCGCAGCGTCTCGTCGGTGACGAGGTGCTTGGAGTAGTCGACGTACAGGTCGCCGACCTGGAGCGTGTAGCCGGCGCCGCGGCCGGGGTCGGCGGCGAACAGCTCGCGCAGTCCGACCTCGCCGAGCTCCTCGCGATGTTTGGCCAGTGCGGTCCACTCGGGAGTCTGGTTGAGCCTGGTACGGCCGTCTTGGTTCATCTCGGACTTCAGCCTTCTTTCGTACCTGTCCCCGCTGTTCCAACCTAGTTGATCAGCGGGTGACGTGAGCTGTCGTGCTGTCGTCGTGCGGGGCAA of the Streptomyces sp. NBC_00287 genome contains:
- the pgi gene encoding glucose-6-phosphate isomerase; its protein translation is MNQDGRTRLNQTPEWTALAKHREELGEVGLRELFAADPGRGAGYTLQVGDLYVDYSKHLVTDETLRLLRELAAATEVFGLRDAMFRGEKINVTEDRAVLHTALRAPRDAVIEVDGENVVPGVHAVLDKMSAFADRVRSGAWTGHTGKRIRNIVNVGIGGSDLGPAMAYEVLRAFTDRELTVRFVSNVDGADLHEATRDLDAAETLFIIASKTFTTIETITNATSARNWLLGELNAGQEAVAQHFVALSTNTEKVAEFGIDTANMFEFWDWVGGRYSYDSAIGLSLMIAIGPDRFREMLDGFRLVDEHFKSAPAESNVPLLLGLLGIWYGNFHDAQSHAVLPYSHYLSKFTAYLQQLDMESNGKYVGRDGRPVEWQTGPVVWGTPGTNGQHAYYQLIHQGTKLIPADFIGFAEPVAELNEELKAQHDLLMANFFAQTQALAFGKTPEEVRAEGVPEELVTHKTFKGNHPTTTILARELTPSVLGQLIALYEHKVFVQGAVWNIDSFDQWGVELGKVLAKRVEPALTEGAEVPGLDASSKALVAKYRELRGR